The Panicum hallii strain FIL2 chromosome 5, PHallii_v3.1, whole genome shotgun sequence genome contains the following window.
GTTTGGAGGGCGGATCTTCAGTAAGCAGTGCGCGTAACACATATGAGAGCGAAGGACACGTCTGATCGATCATGCATCTCTGCTGGTCAGGTCCTGCAGTGGAGTGGATCGCATGGACACGGTCGgtgatcgatcgatcgagcGTATACACGCCCATGCCTTCTGGAGCCTTGAGCGAGCCAGGTGGTGAAATGTAAGGTCATGCAGTAGTTACACGAGTGCGCTCGTCGATCAAACTCCGAATCTTGAAGCACGATCGAGAAGGTGTTCAATCGGTGCACTTGTGTAGTACAAAAATACATGAATGACGGGAACAAATATTAGGTAAACAACACGGTTAAAATACTTGAAATGGTTTACAGTACACCTTACGTGTTAAAGGTTTGGAGGATCTAAAAAAGATACAAGTGATAACATACGAACTATTAGATTAGCTTGTTCTTCCTCCATTCTAAATTTATAGCTGTTTTGGTATTTCTAGGTGCATAGTTTTTGCTATACATCTttataatttgaaacggaggaAGTATATATTTTAATGATAGTGGGCCCGATTATCACTAGAAGAGGAATGACAGACATGGAATGATTTATAATTACAAGAAAAAAGTTTATTTTTCAtccttcaagtattataaaagTGTAATATTCATCCCTCATATTTTATTTGGTGCAAATCAACCCATTAACTAACCAAATTGGTGCATTTATCATCCACATCTTAGTTTAACAATAGTTTAGTGCCATCTAATGCCATTTTATGCCACATGACCATTGTAATCCATGCTTAGCAATGTAATACGCTGAGTTGAATATATAATTCTAAAAAAATCAGTAAATCCTCTAAATTGGGTACCCATAAAAAATTTGTCGAAAAAATTAACGGAATCGATTCACATCGAACTATTATTGTGATTGGCTCAAGATTAGACGTGGCTAAGCAATGATCAGTAAGATAATTTTACAATCTAAACTAATATTATATGATACTAAACTATTGTTAAAATAAGATGAGGATAATAAATGAACCGTTTACTTAGTTAAGGGGTTGATTTGCACCAAATGAAATATGAGGGATGAATGTCACACTTTTGCAATACTTGAGGGATAAAAAATATACTTTTTCCTAATTACAAATGCATCTGAATCCATGCTAGGTTGGTTTGTTCGTGCAGATAGATTTTTCTGTTCATGCAGATCCGGTCATGCCTTTCTAATACGCTTCCTCCAATGCAGCTACGCAAGAGTACGTGTTAGTTGACTACTGCTAGTTGTGTGGTGCTTTCTGCTATCTAGTTAATAGCACGTGACGATCTTGTCGAACACCATCAAGTGCGTCGTCCCCCGCGGCGCggtcggcggcgccggcgccatcatcatcatcttcaccGGGCACGTCACATCCAGCCTCCTGCTCCGCCCGACGTGCACCGGGCGGTACCTGACCTCCCCGGCGAGCCTCAGCTCGAGCTCGAACACCCCCGCGGAGCGCTCCCTCGCGAGCTCCTCTGCCgcgtcgccgcctccgcccccaaTCAGCCTCCCCGCGGCCAGCACGCGGAGCTCCTCCGCCCCCCGTGGCGCGATCCTCCTCCCCGCGGCAGCCAGGCGGGCGCCCCCGAACCGCCGCCCCGCGAAGCGGAGCTCGGTGTCGAGCGGGGCCGCGAGCTCCGCTCGCATCGCCCAGTTCCGGTTCCGGAGCATGACGGTGAGGGAGAGGTTGTACGCgagggagacggcggcggtgccATTGCGGGGGCCGTCGCCGACGAGGTCGAGGCGGGCCAGCGAGGCGTCGGTGACGGCGGCACGGACGGGGAGGGCGACGCCGAACGCCGCGACGAGGACGGCGGTGAGCGCCAACCCGGCGAGGAACGCGTACCAGTTGCAGATGGCCTTGgcgcagcagatgcagcagcagaggcagcaCGCGCCGCAGCGGCCGTGGTCGCCGTCGCCCATGGACGATCCCGGCCGTTCACGCTCGTGCTAGTAGGTTACCTAGCTAGCAAGGTTCTTCACTCCTGTGCTACGTCCTTGTGGCTACCCACCCGAGCTGCTTCTCTCTCGACCCGTCGATGGCAATGACTCCGCCGGAGTAAATACCCGCCGAGAGAGAGGCAGAAAAGGCCCAGCACCTGACGCATCAAGCGGCCGAAAGAGACGAGATGATCGAGCGAGCACTCGCGAAAGCAGGCGCCGAGGTAAATAGCACAACAGGCGGCCGGCCGATCGCGTCTCCATCGAGGAACGAACAACCGCTCCAGAAATGGCTACCCTCATGAAGACGCAAGGCGTGCGAGCAGCCAAGAACGGCAAGGTGAGTCATGGAAGCCAGCTAACTGGCTGCCGCCTTTCTGCGATCTGGCGAAACGAGACGGAGGGCAGAGGCAGCCAGGCAGGGCCGCAGGGGCGGAGCTTCGCCGTGTCGGGACCCGGGAGCACGGCGAGTCGGCGACCGGTTTTGGTTTGGACCTTGGTAGACCTCTATCCTTTTGGGCCGCTTCGGACATCTAGATGGCCCAACTAAGAGCCCGGTGAACTTTTGGGTTCAGCGCAAAATGGTGTATGTGGCTGTGGCCCATCATCAAGGGGCTGGGCGCAAGTGGTCGTCGCTCGACGCGCTCACGCACACACGTGCGCCCCGTCGTCGTGACGTCGTCGTCGGCCGTTCTCCTACCGTGGGACATGGGTGGGGAGTCCTCCGGATCATGATTCGCGAAGGAGAGAACTCGGGAACGTGTTCGGTGCACCGGCCCGTCGAATCGAGATGGACGGGTGGTGACAGCGCCCGCGTGGACGCGGGGCCACGTGTCGTGATGGGCGGCCGCGACGGATCGGATCGGCCGACGGGGCATCTCCACTCCCTCGATCGATCGCTGTTCCCGCGGAAAGCTCCCACGTGCGGGCTCCACGTGCAAATGTACCCATGTACGGTAACAAAGAGAGTAGCGAGTTCCCTCGTCGTACTCCAGCACTACAACTTGTTACTTCGTGCAGCCAAACTGTATGCTTACCGCAGCTGACGGACCGTTGGATTAGGCGAAGAACAAGCTCAAGGACGCTTCGAATCGAACCCAGGAAGTTGGTGAACATCGCGAGGCCCTTTTCTGTCAGTGTCCAAAACATTCACATGCATTCAACGCAGCTCCAGCCCTAATAGTTGTTAGTCCTGTCGATCTGTAATAATTCTATACCAAAACGAACGATCGACATAATTAATTTGTCCGGTAACGCAATCTAGCAGGTCCACGGTGGCAGCCCACAGCGAGCACGCGCCGAAGCCCCAGCCGGGTTGACCAGAGAGCAAGcaacctagctagctagctagctaagcAGCTTGGCCAACCAACCCTGCACAATAATTTCCGTCCAGCTTGGCTCGAGATGTATCGAGCGGGAGGCTAATCACGCGATTAGTTCCAGCACAATTATAGATCAGCTTCGGAGCTAGTACCTAGCTACTCCAATGATCCAACAGAAGTGGTCGCCGGCCTTGACCCCAACCCCAACCCCATCCACCCTCTCCtcattattttttattttttattattttttgaaATGTGAtcacctccctctctccccatGAAAAAGACGTTGCACGGCCGGGTTCGTTTTGGAGCATGCATATGCACGTACGTACCAAACCAAACATCCATCACAACTTCAGAACTACTGGTAAAAAAATCCTACTTAAAATGCCCCTAAATAATGCAGACCTGGTAAGCTCTCTAGTGAGGGAAGGGGAGGAAGGATACAGCACAGCCAAGCTCCAGCAGGGCGGCATGG
Protein-coding sequences here:
- the LOC112892836 gene encoding uncharacterized protein LOC112892836 — protein: MGDGDHGRCGACCLCCCICCAKAICNWYAFLAGLALTAVLVAAFGVALPVRAAVTDASLARLDLVGDGPRNGTAAVSLAYNLSLTVMLRNRNWAMRAELAAPLDTELRFAGRRFGGARLAAAGRRIAPRGAEELRVLAAGRLIGGGGGDAAEELARERSAGVFELELRLAGEVRYRPVHVGRSRRLDVTCPVKMMMMAPAPPTAPRGTTHLMVFDKIVTCY